From a single Porites lutea chromosome 10, jaPorLute2.1, whole genome shotgun sequence genomic region:
- the LOC140949537 gene encoding bacterial dynamin-like protein, translating to MVSVRGLRIEELKKSNGTLLEGYDKIVKDLNETRERRHVLKNYYSKIKEVLSDTQVISLQEEADFVNRAEKCNKDLENKKFTVLVAGETSAGKSSLINLLLNEQVLPTGVLQNTLTICEISYGAKQEAVIHFGNEEKTSLRLGDIKSDTLKQYIQKPTNDKDWCEKIEIKTPNSLLKGGVVIVDSPGICDSEQVCNIALKYLKQAYAFIYVINSSNAGGIQDDRVS from the exons ATGGTCAGCGTTCGAGGCTTAAGGATcgaagaactgaaaaaaagtaatgGAACTTTACTGGAG GGTTACGACAAGATCGTGAAAGACCTAAATGAAACTCGTGAGCGACGGCATGTTTTAAAGAACTATTATTCGAAAATAAAGGAAGTCCTTTCCGATACGCAAGTAATCTCCCTACAAGAAGAGGCCGACTTTGTGAACAGAGCTGAGAAATGCAACAAGGATCtcgaaaacaagaaattcacCGTTCTCGTAGCTG GAGAGACCAGCGCAGGGAAAAGCAGCCTGATAAACCTATTATTAAATGAACAAGTTCTTCCGACTGGCGTTCTACAGAATACTCTGACTATCTGTGAAATATCTTATGGAGCCAAGCAAGAGGCAGTTATACATTTTGGTAATGAAGAAAAAACATCCCTTAGGCTAGGGGATATCAAGTCTGACACCTTAAAACAGTACATCCAAAAACCGACCAATGATAAAGACTGGtgtgaaaaaattgaaatcaagACACCTAATTCACTGTTGAAG GGAGGTGTAGTCATTGTAGACAGTCCGGGCATTTGCGATTCGGAGCAAGTCTGTAACATTGCCTTGAAATATTTGAAACAAGCCTACGCCTTTATCTACGTAATCAACAGTTCGAATGCAGGTGGAATACAAGACGACAGGGTAAGTTGA
- the LOC140950488 gene encoding uncharacterized protein produces MSVLTAAQIQQKFGVMSDDLSSLINGLRRLLPLCLEKKTEHFYRMTSGCLKSLSDQVKIEVNNAGRNREERRKAQQDVEKKLDKLRRGSFIKETQEALSKHLNNISEQVRSYFLQDDVRRAFCLWEKKDLPQIDDNKRANVENLKKIYDRCLEQRLENFLQTLEKRDQLFAKAHEDLEERFRQGFFEFEKDVRDIDRVLVGESTEDALFQFEVGPDKLRSPLDARVKKFIFLTSVVFMPVLFPTGLAASVLSASVIGYFAVDRILNERHLRGNPCQVLRQLSTQFLQKNWIEEVIVDRISQEFTEERERISSIRRCYREQLDKYEKKCKDLTKSEDEETRKWTVERLIPLYEKLENISQNLTFDAIQHGIRVMSPSWEIDRSILTYKGKVGQGSFAEVYKGEISLSGREGTKEVAVKKLKETPQAINVAYFLQEAKILMQLNHNHIVGLHGVVMDVQNYQLRSFALVFELCNATLKNHIFQNREKKPWETKSAAVITCQWGIDILDALEFIHGKKIVHRDLKLANVLINKHEQIRVADLALATFKSQMTGTYCGTPLYMAPEIRLDERKIYDSKVDMYSFGLMMWEMWFGEIVPLEAISWSQDEVTLQIDKRKQREERRRGTLHPPPTKWIELMVSLWNVEPCVRKTATESKELMKKVKNFVKEL; encoded by the exons ATGTCGGTGCTCACTGCGGCCCAAATCCAGCAGAAGTTTGGTGTTATGAGTGATGATTTAAGCAGCCTCATAAATGGACTACGACGCCTTCTTCCGCTTTGTCTAGAGAAGAAAACCGAACACTTTTACAG AATGACAAGTGGCTGTCTCAAGTCCTTATCTGATCAGGTTAAGATTGAAGTTAACAACGCAGGACGCAACCGAGAAGAGCGACGCAAAGCTCAACAAGACGTTGAAAAGAAGCTGGATAAACTCAGACGAGGATCCTTCATAAAGGAGACTCAAGAAGCACTCTCCAAGCACTTGAACAATATTTCCGAGCAAGTCAGATCCTATTTTCTACAGGATGACGTAAGAAGAGCGTTTTGTCTATGGGAAAAAAAGGATCTGCCGCAAATCGACGACAATAAACGAGCGAATGTGGAAAACCTGAAAAAGATTTACGACCGATGTCTTGAGCAACGGTTGGAAAATTTTCTCCAGACTCTTGAAAAGAGggatcaattatttgccaagGCTCACGAGGACTTGGAGGAGAGATTTCGTCAAGGATTCTTTGAATTTGAGAAAGACGTACGAGACATCGATCGGGTCCTCGTTGGCGAATCCACGGAGGACGCATTATTCCAATTTGAGGTTGGTCCTGATAAATTACGTTCTCCCTTGGATGCCAGAGTtaagaaatttattttcctGACAAGCGTTGTTTTCATGCCAGTTCTGTTCCCAACTGGTTTAGCTGCAAGTGTTTTATCCGCGTCGGTGATTGGATATTTCGCTGTCGACAGAATCCTGAACGAAAGGCATCTGAGGGGTAATCCCTGCCAAGTCCTACGACAACTATCCACACAGTTCCTTCAGAAAAACTGGATTGAAGAAGTAATTGTTGATCGGATTTCGCAAGAATTTACCGAAGAGAGGGAACGCATTTCTAGTATCAGAAGGTGCTATCGGGAGCAGCTTGACAAATATGAGAAGAAATGCAAGGATCTCACCAaaagcgaggatgaagaaaCACGAAAATGGACTGTCGAGAGGCTTATTCCTTTGTACGAAAAGCTTGAGAATATAAGTCAAAACCTAACCTTTGATGCCATTCAGCATGGCATACGTGTGATGTCCCCTTCCTGGGAAATTGACAGAAGTATTCTTACTTACAAGGGGAAAGTTGGGCAAGGCTCTTTTGCCGAAGTTTACAAGGGAGAGATCAgcctttcagggcgtgaaggaaCTAAAGAAGTAGCTGtcaaaaagctaaaagaaaCTCCTCAGGCGATAAACGTTGCGTACTTCCTCCAAGAAGCAAAAATACTGAT GCAACTAAACCACAACCATATAGTGGGGTTACATGGAGTAGTTATGGATGTCCAAAACTACCAGCTGCGTTCCTTCGCCCTCGTCTTTGAGTTGTGCAATGCAACTCTCAAGAATCACATCTtccaaaacagagaaaaaaaaccgtgGGAGACAAAGAGCGCAGCAGTTATCACATGCCAATGGGGTATTGACATTTTAGATGCTCTGGAATTCATTCACGGCAAGAAAATCGTTCATCGGGATCTTAAGCTTGCTAATGTCTTA ATCAACAAACACGAGCAAATCAGAGTAGCAGACTTGGCGCTGGCCACCTTTAAAAGCCAGATGACGGGAACATATTGTGGGACACCACTGTACATGGCTCCAGAGATACGCCTCGATGAACGCAAAATCTATGATTCCAAGGTGGACATGTACAGCTTCGGATTGATGATGTGGGAAATGTGGTTTGGCGAAATAGTTCCTTTAGAAGCGATCTCCTGGAGTCAAGACGAGGTTACCCTTCAAATAGACAAGAGGAAACAACGCGAAGAAAGACGCCGAGGCACACTCCACCCCCCTCCTACAAAATGGATCGAATTGATGGTGTCCTTGTGGAATGTCGAGCCATGCGTGAGGAAAACTGCGACGGAAAGTAAAGAACTAAtgaagaaagttaaaaattttgTGAAGGAGTTATAG